A window from Elusimicrobia bacterium HGW-Elusimicrobia-1 encodes these proteins:
- a CDS encoding DNA lyase — MNSRADIAAIKKNHRLRKGAIQKRIAEFRRKLSSPPDDIFAELCFCLLTPQSKAKSCWAAIENLKSKKLLSRDCRAPASALAAAISGVRFQNNKSRYLVEARGHYDSVCRSPSGVKGLARAKASAIIKFRNELAGRVKGYGFKEASHFLRNVGLGRNLAILDRHILKNLVKFGVIKEIPDTIAPKAYVKMEEKMRLFSAALKIPMDELDLVFWSEETGEIFK, encoded by the coding sequence ATGAACAGCCGCGCGGATATTGCCGCTATTAAGAAAAACCATCGTTTGCGCAAAGGCGCAATACAAAAAAGAATAGCCGAGTTCAGACGGAAACTTTCCTCGCCGCCCGACGACATTTTCGCGGAGCTTTGTTTCTGTCTCTTGACGCCGCAATCAAAGGCAAAATCCTGCTGGGCGGCGATAGAAAATCTCAAGTCAAAAAAACTTCTCTCTCGCGATTGTCGCGCTCCGGCTTCTGCGCTTGCCGCCGCGATCAGCGGTGTGAGATTTCAGAATAATAAATCGCGCTATCTTGTGGAAGCGCGCGGACATTACGATTCCGTGTGCCGGTCTCCGTCGGGGGTGAAAGGCCTTGCCCGCGCGAAAGCGTCCGCCATAATAAAATTCCGAAATGAGTTGGCCGGCAGGGTCAAAGGTTACGGATTCAAGGAAGCCAGCCACTTTTTAAGAAACGTGGGATTGGGGCGGAATCTTGCCATACTTGACCGCCACATACTCAAAAATCTCGTAAAATTCGGAGTCATAAAAGAAATTCCCGATACGATTGCGCCGAAGGCGTACGTGAAAATGGAAGAAAAAATGCGGCTCTTTTCCGCCGCTCTAAAAATCCCCATGGACGAACTCGACCTTGTTTTCTGGTCGGAAGAGACAGGGGAGATATTCAAATAA
- a CDS encoding 4Fe-4S ferredoxin, producing MKVKRKIIKIDDDKCNGCGLCIPNCPEGALQVVDTPKGPKVRLVKENFCDGLGACLGNCPTDALKVVEAQVDAYDEKSVIKHIKKNAPEKLVEHIEHLKEHAAELDEETLKAAGIKPEAVKAGDGGRAAHAHGASHKGDSPCGCPSASTMSWDDDKKTGEDRRGSCCSDTDSPSELRQWPVQMKLVNPIAPYFSLPGGTNLVVAADCVPFAYGNFHRDFLKGRTVVIGCPKLDDIEYYVEKLTDIFKGGNIKSVETIIMEVPCCSGLRSAVDEAIRLSGKKIAHITTVVGIKGDLK from the coding sequence ATGAAAGTAAAAAGAAAGATAATAAAGATTGACGACGATAAATGCAACGGCTGCGGGCTTTGTATACCAAACTGTCCCGAGGGCGCGTTGCAGGTGGTGGACACCCCGAAAGGCCCAAAGGTGCGGCTTGTAAAAGAAAACTTCTGCGACGGTCTCGGCGCCTGCCTCGGAAACTGTCCGACGGACGCTCTTAAAGTCGTGGAGGCCCAAGTGGACGCCTACGATGAAAAATCCGTGATAAAACACATAAAGAAAAACGCTCCCGAAAAACTCGTGGAGCACATAGAACACCTCAAAGAGCACGCCGCCGAGCTCGACGAAGAAACGCTGAAAGCCGCGGGCATAAAACCCGAAGCCGTCAAAGCGGGCGACGGCGGTCGCGCCGCGCACGCGCATGGCGCTTCGCATAAGGGCGATTCACCCTGCGGATGTCCCTCCGCGTCCACGATGTCGTGGGATGACGACAAAAAAACCGGCGAAGACCGTCGCGGTTCGTGCTGCTCCGATACGGATTCTCCGTCGGAGCTCAGACAGTGGCCCGTCCAGATGAAACTCGTCAATCCGATAGCTCCGTATTTCTCGCTGCCCGGCGGCACAAATCTCGTCGTTGCAGCCGACTGCGTGCCGTTCGCCTACGGTAATTTTCACAGAGATTTCTTGAAAGGCAGGACGGTGGTTATCGGCTGTCCTAAGCTCGATGACATAGAATATTACGTCGAAAAACTTACCGACATATTCAAGGGCGGCAATATCAAAAGTGTGGAGACCATAATAATGGAAGTCCCGTGCTGCTCGGGATTGCGTTCCGCCGTCGACGAAGCCATTCGGCTGAGCGGAAAAAAAATCGCGCACATAACCACGGTAGTCGGCATCAAAGGCGACTTAAAGTAG
- a CDS encoding adenylyltransferase — MKLSDSQIERYSRQIILDGIGGAGQKKLLAAKVLVVGAGGLGSSCAYYLAAAGVGKITVADSDKVELNNLQRQILHSQKSLGMGKALSAKKTIESLNSDVKVTALPVRVTAKNALALVRAADAVADCSDNFPAKYLLNDACVIARRPLAHSGILGFAGQIITVLPGISACYRCVFPTPPAPGDIPSCREAGVLGAVAGLFGILQAAEIIKIILGIGRPLSGRIIVGDLLGGEFRDISVKRNPSCPVCGRRPTIKKPRDSSPVCPPSSYAISPPLSPLVIARSRACP, encoded by the coding sequence ATGAAACTCAGCGATTCTCAGATAGAGCGTTACTCCCGTCAGATAATACTCGACGGCATAGGCGGCGCCGGTCAGAAAAAGCTGCTGGCGGCAAAGGTTCTTGTCGTCGGAGCGGGCGGGCTGGGGTCGTCGTGCGCGTACTATCTGGCCGCCGCCGGCGTGGGAAAAATAACTGTCGCCGATTCGGATAAGGTCGAACTCAATAATTTGCAGCGTCAGATTCTTCATAGTCAAAAATCACTGGGTATGGGCAAGGCGCTGTCGGCCAAAAAAACTATAGAGTCGCTGAATTCCGACGTAAAAGTTACTGCGCTGCCCGTCAGAGTCACCGCGAAAAACGCGCTCGCTTTGGTCCGCGCCGCGGATGCCGTGGCCGATTGTTCGGATAATTTTCCCGCTAAGTACCTGCTCAACGACGCCTGCGTAATAGCCCGTCGTCCTCTGGCGCATTCCGGCATACTCGGCTTTGCCGGACAGATAATAACAGTCCTCCCCGGAATATCCGCCTGCTACCGATGTGTGTTCCCGACCCCGCCCGCTCCGGGGGACATACCGAGCTGCCGCGAGGCCGGAGTGCTGGGCGCTGTGGCGGGACTTTTCGGAATTCTTCAGGCCGCCGAAATCATCAAGATTATACTTGGTATCGGACGACCGCTCTCCGGACGCATTATAGTCGGCGACTTGTTGGGCGGGGAATTCAGGGACATATCCGTTAAAAGAAATCCGTCGTGTCCGGTCTGCGGGCGTCGCCCGACGATAAAGAAGCCGCGCGACTCATCACCCGTCTGCCCGCCTTCGTCCTATGCCATCTCACCGCCGCTCTCACCACTTGTCATTGCGAGGTCAAGGGCTTGCCCCTGA
- a CDS encoding aspartate--tRNA ligase, producing MMRTNYCGELTVKNENTRVSLCGWVHSRRDHGGVIFIDLRDVKGIVQTVFNPGSDIFASAENLKPESVVRIEGAVRMRPEGTRNSKINTGDIEVVAESAEVLNECAPLPFSISDYAEVSEEVRLKYRYLDMRRTSVKDTFIFRSRLSGVLSEFLRRDGFCEVETPFLTKSTPEGARDFLVPSRLTPGAFYALPQSPQLFKQLLMVAGFDRYFQLARCFRDEDLRADRQPEFTQLDLEMSFVEEKDVRDVIERLLAEVFEKLLNHKIALPIPSISYSEAMLKYGSDKPDLRFGMPIADLTGELSSSGFKVFRQAVEKGSVVRALRIPCAAAFSRAEIDGLIAKSVEFGAGGLAWMKKTSSGFESNIVKFFAPAELDSISSKTEAVDGDLVVFVAGSPKIAAFILGQLRLLMAERLKVKREGYNFVWITDFPLLEKDETDGGWAAMHHPFTSPADTAGFLEDKIPVEKLRARAYDIVLNGTELGGGSIRIHSPSVQRKIFALLGISDDDARRKFGFLLDALNYGAPPHGGIALGIDRLAAIMLGENSIREVIAFPKTQRGSCPLTGAPADVSEKQLREIYIKTTVSKEKEK from the coding sequence ATGATGCGAACGAATTATTGCGGCGAACTTACCGTAAAGAACGAAAATACCCGCGTGTCATTGTGCGGATGGGTGCATTCCCGACGGGATCACGGCGGCGTCATTTTTATAGACCTGCGCGACGTCAAAGGAATTGTACAGACGGTTTTTAATCCCGGTTCGGACATTTTTGCCTCCGCCGAGAATCTTAAACCGGAAAGCGTGGTAAGAATAGAAGGCGCCGTGCGTATGCGTCCCGAAGGAACCCGCAATTCAAAAATAAATACCGGAGACATAGAAGTCGTGGCCGAGAGCGCGGAAGTGTTGAACGAATGCGCGCCGCTTCCTTTTTCCATATCGGACTATGCCGAGGTTTCCGAGGAAGTCCGTCTGAAATACCGTTATCTGGATATGCGCCGCACGTCGGTAAAGGACACGTTTATTTTCCGCTCGCGTTTGAGCGGCGTACTTTCGGAATTTCTCAGGCGTGATGGTTTTTGCGAGGTGGAAACACCTTTTCTTACCAAATCCACACCCGAAGGCGCCCGCGATTTTCTGGTTCCTTCGCGGCTTACGCCCGGCGCTTTTTACGCTCTGCCGCAATCGCCGCAGTTGTTTAAGCAGCTTCTTATGGTTGCGGGATTCGACAGGTATTTTCAGCTCGCCCGCTGCTTCCGCGACGAGGATTTGCGGGCCGACCGCCAACCCGAGTTCACCCAGTTGGATTTAGAGATGTCGTTTGTCGAGGAAAAAGACGTCCGGGATGTAATAGAGCGTTTGCTGGCCGAGGTTTTTGAAAAACTTCTGAATCATAAAATAGCGCTGCCGATTCCGAGCATCTCTTACTCTGAGGCCATGCTCAAGTACGGAAGCGACAAACCGGATTTAAGGTTCGGGATGCCGATAGCGGACTTGACCGGCGAACTTTCGTCGTCGGGATTTAAGGTTTTTCGTCAGGCGGTTGAAAAGGGCTCAGTAGTGCGGGCGTTGAGGATTCCCTGCGCCGCCGCATTTTCGCGCGCCGAGATAGACGGGCTTATAGCCAAGTCGGTTGAGTTCGGCGCCGGCGGACTGGCCTGGATGAAAAAGACCTCTTCGGGTTTTGAGTCCAATATAGTCAAATTCTTCGCTCCGGCGGAACTCGACTCGATTTCTTCCAAGACGGAAGCCGTCGACGGAGACCTTGTGGTTTTTGTGGCCGGTTCGCCCAAAATCGCGGCTTTTATTCTCGGACAGTTGCGGCTTCTTATGGCCGAGCGTCTCAAAGTAAAGCGCGAGGGTTATAATTTTGTCTGGATAACGGATTTTCCTCTGCTTGAGAAAGACGAGACGGATGGCGGGTGGGCGGCTATGCACCATCCGTTCACGTCGCCGGCCGATACCGCGGGTTTCCTCGAAGATAAAATCCCCGTCGAAAAACTGCGCGCCCGCGCGTATGACATAGTTCTTAACGGCACCGAATTGGGCGGCGGATCCATACGCATACATTCGCCGTCCGTGCAGCGAAAAATATTTGCGCTGCTGGGAATATCCGACGACGACGCCCGCCGCAAGTTCGGTTTTTTGCTCGACGCTCTCAACTACGGCGCGCCGCCCCACGGAGGCATCGCGCTCGGCATCGACCGACTGGCGGCTATTATGCTCGGAGAAAATTCCATACGCGAGGTCATAGCTTTTCCTAAAACTCAGAGAGGTTCCTGTCCTTTGACAGGCGCCCCCGCCGATGTTTCCGAAAAGCAACTCCGCGAAATTTATATAAAGACAACAGTTTCAAAGGAAAAGGAAAAATGA
- a CDS encoding aspartate-semialdehyde dehydrogenase — translation MSALKVAVAGATGAVGIEMIKMLDSRNFPVGELIPLASERSEGKKVVFRGKEVAVRNLDKFTAALPAGAPALALFSAGGDVSKLYAPKFAAAGCFVVDNSSAFRMDDGVPLVVPEVNADVLSADKKIIANPNCSTVQMVVTLAPLHKAANIRRVIVATYQSVSGAGGRAMEELLSQTKAVVEGRRVPPPSKFAYQIAFNLIPQIDVFLENGYTKEEMKMVNETKKIMRDSSIELSATCVRVPVMRAHSEAVWVEFEKDISPDEARDILRKAPGIEVVDDPSAKKYPMPLDAQNKQMTYVGRIRRDVSAAKKSLTFWIVSDNLLKGAALNAVEIAEALLNKKYLV, via the coding sequence ATGAGCGCGTTAAAAGTGGCAGTCGCCGGCGCGACCGGCGCCGTCGGTATCGAGATGATAAAAATGCTGGACAGCAGGAACTTTCCCGTCGGAGAGCTTATACCTCTTGCGTCCGAACGTTCCGAAGGCAAAAAGGTCGTTTTTCGCGGCAAGGAAGTAGCGGTCAGAAATCTGGATAAATTTACCGCCGCGCTTCCGGCGGGAGCGCCCGCTTTGGCGCTATTTTCGGCCGGCGGCGATGTTTCCAAACTTTACGCTCCCAAGTTTGCCGCAGCCGGCTGTTTCGTAGTGGACAATTCTTCGGCGTTCAGGATGGATGACGGCGTTCCGCTGGTCGTTCCGGAAGTAAACGCCGATGTCCTGTCGGCCGATAAAAAAATAATAGCCAATCCCAATTGCTCGACGGTACAAATGGTCGTGACTCTGGCGCCTCTTCACAAAGCCGCCAACATCCGCCGCGTGATTGTGGCCACCTACCAGTCCGTTTCGGGAGCCGGCGGCCGCGCCATGGAAGAATTGCTGTCGCAGACCAAAGCGGTCGTCGAAGGCCGTCGGGTTCCGCCTCCGTCGAAGTTCGCTTATCAGATTGCTTTCAATCTGATTCCGCAGATAGACGTATTCCTTGAAAACGGATACACTAAAGAAGAGATGAAGATGGTCAATGAGACCAAAAAAATTATGCGCGACAGTTCGATAGAGTTGTCGGCCACGTGCGTCAGGGTGCCGGTTATGAGAGCGCACTCGGAAGCGGTCTGGGTCGAGTTCGAAAAAGACATTTCGCCCGACGAGGCGCGTGACATACTCAGGAAAGCTCCCGGAATAGAAGTTGTCGACGACCCGTCGGCGAAAAAATATCCGATGCCTCTGGACGCGCAGAACAAGCAGATGACCTACGTCGGGCGAATCAGGCGCGACGTGTCCGCGGCAAAAAAATCATTGACTTTTTGGATAGTTTCTGATAATCTACTGAAAGGCGCCGCGTTGAATGCCGTGGAGATAGCCGAAGCTCTTTTAAATAAGAAGTATTTGGTATAA
- the bioB gene encoding biotin synthase BioB, with protein MFYADKIRRHHKGDRVRLCSIINAKSGMCSEDCRFCAQSSHARSKVDSYPLVSSGEILSAYKKADGAGALCFGVVTSGRGVSAEEIERIGEVIKKISSQRAANPSKRFSRISASLGELSREQIVYLKNCGLQKYHHNLETSEKYFPSVCTTHSYSDRIKTLNALKAAGLDLCCGGLFGIGESALDRFEFAMELRGISPSSVPLNFLNPVAGTELENAPRLSPREILGIIAAFRFALPDKDISVCGGREVNLRDLQSWIFYAGANGMMTGGYLTTTGRSPDEDRRMIDDLGLEVGGE; from the coding sequence ATGTTTTATGCCGATAAGATAAGACGGCATCATAAGGGAGACCGCGTCCGTCTGTGTTCTATAATAAATGCCAAGTCGGGGATGTGCTCCGAGGATTGCCGTTTTTGCGCGCAGAGCTCCCATGCGCGTTCAAAAGTGGATTCATATCCGCTGGTTTCGTCCGGCGAAATCCTTTCGGCTTACAAGAAAGCCGACGGAGCGGGCGCGTTGTGTTTTGGCGTGGTCACTTCGGGCAGGGGAGTATCCGCGGAAGAAATTGAGCGAATCGGGGAAGTGATAAAAAAAATATCCTCGCAGAGAGCCGCGAATCCGTCGAAGAGGTTCTCCCGTATCAGCGCTTCTCTGGGCGAATTAAGCCGTGAACAAATCGTTTATCTGAAAAATTGCGGTCTTCAAAAGTATCATCATAATCTTGAAACATCGGAAAAATATTTTCCGTCCGTATGCACCACTCATTCTTATTCCGACAGGATAAAGACGCTGAACGCTCTAAAGGCCGCGGGTCTGGATTTGTGTTGCGGCGGACTTTTCGGCATAGGTGAAAGCGCGCTCGACCGTTTTGAGTTCGCGATGGAGTTGCGGGGGATTTCGCCGTCGTCGGTGCCGCTTAATTTTCTTAATCCTGTGGCGGGGACCGAACTTGAAAACGCGCCGCGTTTGTCGCCCCGTGAAATACTGGGCATTATCGCGGCGTTCCGGTTTGCTTTGCCCGACAAGGATATAAGCGTTTGCGGGGGCAGGGAAGTGAATCTTAGAGATTTGCAGTCGTGGATTTTTTATGCGGGAGCCAACGGTATGATGACCGGCGGCTACCTGACTACGACGGGACGCTCTCCGGATGAGGACAGACGAATGATAGACGATCTGGGGCTTGAGGTCGGCGGTGAGTAA